A window of Kribbella voronezhensis genomic DNA:
GCTGTCCACACGTTCAGCCGGAGGCCGGCGAAGTGGTTGACGGTGTCGATGCGCAGGTTCTCGATCCAGGCGCGGCCTGCGGTGTAACCGGCGACGTACAGGGCGAAGGCGCGGCCGTGGCCGAGTTTGTAGCGCTTGTCGACCACGATCACCAGCGCCACCACGGCCAGGTTCCAGATCGCCTCGTACAGGAAGGTCGGGTGGAAGGTGGCGAAGTCGACGTACCCTTCCGGCCGGTGCGCCACGTCGATCTTCAGACCCCACCAGTGCGTCGTCGGCTTGCCGAAGAGCTCCTGGTTGAAGTAGTTGCCGAACCGGCCGACCACCTGGGCGAGCGCGATCCCCGGCGCCATCACGTCCGCGACCGCCAGGAACGGCACCTTGTGCCGCCGGCAGGCGATCCAGGCGCCGAGCGCGCCGAAGGCGACCGCGCCCCAGATGCCCAGCCCGCCGTGCCAGATCTTCAGCGCGTCGATCGGGTGCTTGCCTTCGCCGAAGTACAGCTCGTTGTCGGTGATCACGTGGTAGATCCGTGCCCCGACCAGCCCGAACGGCACCGCCCACATGATGATGTCGGCGAGCACCTCGGGCGAGCCGCCCCGGGCGACCCAGCGCTTCCGGCCGAGCCAGTAACCGGCGAAGATGCCGATCAGGATGCAGATGGCGTACGCACGCAACGGCAACGGGCCGAGGTGCCAGACGCCCTGGCTGGGACTGGGGATGAACGCCGGTACGACCACGGCGGGGAGCTGACTAGTCATGGCAAGCACGAACGCTACTCGACCGCTCCCGGCGCGACCACCGAGAGCCGGTCACGATGAAGACTCGACTGCCGCCTTGATGCCGTCCGGTGTCAACTTGCCGGCATCGAGCTGCTTGCCGTTCACGAACACCGTCGGCGTACCGGTGACCTTGCGGTCGTTCGACGCGTTCGAGACCGAGTCGAGCCAGCCGGCGTAGCTGTTGCCGTTCACCGCGGCCTGGTACTTCGCGTCGTTGATCCCCAGTTGCGTGCCGAGCTGCATCAGCTGGTCGGTGGTCCAGGCCTTGGAGAAGTCGCCGTAGATCGCGTCGACGAAGCTGAGCGCCTTGCCGTTCGCGGCCGACGCGGCGAACGCGTTGGCCAGCCGTGGCGAGTCCTCCGGGCTCACGAACGCCAGCGGCCAGTAGGTGATGGTCGCCGTCCCGTCCTCGACCAGCTTGTCCAGCGTCGCACCGGTCGCGGTCTCGAACTCCTCGCAGTGCGGGCAGCGGAAGTCGAGGTACAGCTCGATGTTCGACTTGGCGCCGGTCTTGCCGACGGTGATGCCCTTGCCGTCGGTGCCGGGGCCGGTGATCACGGCGGGCTCGGGCCGGCCGTTCGCGGTCACCTCGACCTTGGAGTGCTTGCGCCAGTAGTCGACCCCGACCGCGGCGACGATGGCGAGCACCAGCACGACGACCACGACGATGCCGGGCGAGATCCGCCGGCGCCTCTCCTGCAACAACGGGTTACTCACAGCGCGACGACTCCTGTAGACGGTTCGAGTGCGAACTTGCTCTGCGGGGTGAACCACAGCCACCCCGCGAGCGCCAGCAGTCCGACGTCCCGCAGGATCTCCTGCAGGTACTTCGTCTGGCCGGGTGCGACCTGACCGCCACCGCCGAAGCAGCCGCAGTCGATCGCGAGACCACGAGCCCAGGCGGAGGACACCGCGGCGATGAAGATCACCAGGAAGACACCGGCGGCGAAGGCCGCCCAGCGGACACCGAAACCGACGATCAGCAACAGCCCGATCGCGATCTCCAGGAACGGCAGGATCAACCCGACGGGCGCGTCCAGCGAAGCGGGCAGCAAGTCGTAAGCGCGCACAGCCTGGGTCGCCGTCTCCGGATCGGCCACCTTGAGCGCGCCGGCCACCACCATGACGCCGCCCAGAACCAGCCGGGCGACCAGGGACAGCCAGACCTTCACTGGTTGTCCGCTACGAGCTTGCCGAAGTCGTGCGACAGGTCACCGATCGACGCGTTCGACAACCACAGCACGTTGGCCTTGTCGTTCGCCCCGAACCCGATCACCTGCGCGCCGTGGCCGACCTCGTACCCACCCGAGGGCAGCTTCTGCATCCCTTCGACCGGTACGCCGACCGCCTTCGCGATCTCCTTGATCTCCGGCAACGTCCCGGTCAGCCCGGTGAACGACGGGTCGAAGCGGTCCAGATACTTGCGGATCACCGGCCCGGTGTCGCGCGCCGGGTCCGTGGTGATGAACAGCATCTGGACCTGCTTGCGAACCGGCTCGTCCAGCTTGGTCAGCGCGGACGCCACGTCGGCCATGACGGTCGGGCAGACGTCCGGGCAGTTCGTGTAGCCGAAGAACACCAGCGTGACCGGCTTCTTCGTCGAGGTGACCAGGTTGAACTCGTTGCCGTCGGTATCGGTCAGCGACTTGGCCGGCAACGCGTACGGCCGGTCCAGCGTTGCCCCACGCAACCCGTTCGGGTCCCCGGCCGGCGTACGGATGATCGCTCCGCCAGGGTTGTCCGCCGTCTGCTTCTGACCGCCACTGCAGCCCACCAGGGCAAGCAGAGCCACCGCGGCGAAGAAGATGGCCGCGTTCCGGTTTCGACTCACAGCGGGACTAACGGTTGGCGAAGGTGCGGGGTTCCCGCCGGACGCCTTCGGCCAGGCTTTCGGTCAGTTCCCGTACGCCGGCAGGCCCGCCTGCGTCGAGCGCCTTCACGAAAGCCGAGCCGACGATCACCGCATCGGCGTACGCCGCGACGCCCGCCGCCTGGTCCCCGTTGGACACCCCCAGACCGACCCCGACCGGGATCCCGGTCGCCGCCTTGGTCCGGGCGACCAGCGGCGCGGCCAGGTCGGAGGCCTGCTCACGCGCACCGGTGACACCCATCACAGCGGTGGCGTAGACGAAGCCGCGGCAGTTCGCCGTGGTCAGCGCGATCCGGTCGTCGGTCGAGGACGGCGAGACCAGGAACACCTTGTCCAGGTCGTTCTTGTCGGCCGCCGCGATCCACTCGGCGCCCTCCTCGGGGATCAGGTCGGGCGTGATCAGGCCCGCTCCCCCGGCGGCCGCGAGATCCGCGGCGAACCGGTCCACGCCGTACCGCTCGATCGGGTTCCAGTACGTCATCACGAGCACCGGCACCGCGGAGTACGAGGCGACCTGCTCGACCGTGCTGAGCACGTCGCGCGTGCGCAGTCCCTGCGCGAGCGCGATCTCGGCGGCGCGCTGGATCGTCACACCGTCCATCACCGGGTCGCTGTACGGCAGGCCGATCTCGATCACG
This region includes:
- a CDS encoding SCO family protein, with product MSRNRNAAIFFAAVALLALVGCSGGQKQTADNPGGAIIRTPAGDPNGLRGATLDRPYALPAKSLTDTDGNEFNLVTSTKKPVTLVFFGYTNCPDVCPTVMADVASALTKLDEPVRKQVQMLFITTDPARDTGPVIRKYLDRFDPSFTGLTGTLPEIKEIAKAVGVPVEGMQKLPSGGYEVGHGAQVIGFGANDKANVLWLSNASIGDLSHDFGKLVADNQ
- a CDS encoding DsbA family protein — its product is MSNPLLQERRRRISPGIVVVVVLVLAIVAAVGVDYWRKHSKVEVTANGRPEPAVITGPGTDGKGITVGKTGAKSNIELYLDFRCPHCEEFETATGATLDKLVEDGTATITYWPLAFVSPEDSPRLANAFAASAANGKALSFVDAIYGDFSKAWTTDQLMQLGTQLGINDAKYQAAVNGNSYAGWLDSVSNASNDRKVTGTPTVFVNGKQLDAGKLTPDGIKAAVESSS
- a CDS encoding MauE/DoxX family redox-associated membrane protein, whose protein sequence is MKVWLSLVARLVLGGVMVVAGALKVADPETATQAVRAYDLLPASLDAPVGLILPFLEIAIGLLLIVGFGVRWAAFAAGVFLVIFIAAVSSAWARGLAIDCGCFGGGGQVAPGQTKYLQEILRDVGLLALAGWLWFTPQSKFALEPSTGVVAL
- the trpA gene encoding tryptophan synthase subunit alpha; this translates as MSELVAVGNAGAAIRKANDEGRAGLVAYLPAGYPTIAGGVDAIKALVDGGADVIEIGLPYSDPVMDGVTIQRAAEIALAQGLRTRDVLSTVEQVASYSAVPVLVMTYWNPIERYGVDRFAADLAAAGGAGLITPDLIPEEGAEWIAAADKNDLDKVFLVSPSSTDDRIALTTANCRGFVYATAVMGVTGAREQASDLAAPLVARTKAATGIPVGVGLGVSNGDQAAGVAAYADAVIVGSAFVKALDAGGPAGVRELTESLAEGVRREPRTFANR
- the lgt gene encoding prolipoprotein diacylglyceryl transferase yields the protein MTSQLPAVVVPAFIPSPSQGVWHLGPLPLRAYAICILIGIFAGYWLGRKRWVARGGSPEVLADIIMWAVPFGLVGARIYHVITDNELYFGEGKHPIDALKIWHGGLGIWGAVAFGALGAWIACRRHKVPFLAVADVMAPGIALAQVVGRFGNYFNQELFGKPTTHWWGLKIDVAHRPEGYVDFATFHPTFLYEAIWNLAVVALVIVVDKRYKLGHGRAFALYVAGYTAGRAWIENLRIDTVNHFAGLRLNVWTALILFVLAVAYFVITTRTNPGQEDVTSPAPTPDAPAEDDVPAEEPVITPKVDAKVGAAPTDDSPTSVSGATTSVSGASTSVSAGPASASGAGTGVEPASASGAGAGSASAAGAAPAAAAPAAATPGAASGATPSGGETAVQPSSEGSSKADGDRD